A segment of the Fusarium musae strain F31 chromosome 2, whole genome shotgun sequence genome:
GCCTACTACTCCTAGCGGTGCTTCATCTTCGCATCTAATGTCTCCAATCGATCCCGCCAGATACAATGCTCCAGGATCCCAGCgcaccatctccaacaccCCGCTTGGCCTAGCTGATATCCGTCCCCGCGCCGACTCGAGCATGTCCGATGGCCCTGGAGCTTCTATAGGTTATGACGCCAATAGCGCTCAGCCGGGAACAAGCAATTACCTCGCGCCATGGGCCATTTACGCTTTCGACTGGTGCAAATGGCCTGCCCAGGGCAATGGGGCTGGCAAGCTGGCTGTGGGGAGCTACCTGGAAGATGGTCACAACTTTGTGCGTCTCACGTACAATTGATCATGTACAATCGCTGACTCTTTTAGATCCAAATCCTCGATAGCCATATTACGCCAACGCCACAAGACGTCTACACACCTGGCTCGTCTAAATATAGCCTCGAGTtcaccaaggctgctgaagctACCCACTCTTATCCTGTGACGCGGTTGCTATGGGAGCCTCCCTCGTCGCAGAAGCAGTCTACTGACCTGCTCGCGACTTCGGGCGACCACCTGCGATTGTGGTCTCTTCCCAACGAGAATCCTGCTACGCCTAGCAGCACCATCGGTCGTCGCGACAACCCTACCACCAAGTTGACGCCTCTCGCATTGCtctccaactccaagacTCCAGATCATACTGCGCCGCTCACATCCCTCGATTGGAACACCGTTTCTCCCAGCCTTATCATTACTTCCAGCATAGACACAACATGTACCATCTGGGATATTCCCTCACTTACGGCCAAGACCCAGCTTATTGCCCATGATAAAGAGGTTTATGATGTTAGGTTCTGCGCCAAGAGTGTGGATGTTTTTGTTAGCTGTGGTCAAGACGGCAGTGTCCGTATGTTTGATCTTCGAAGCTTGGAGCACTCTACAATTATTTACGAGCCCACGGGTAAAGAAGAGCGAGGTGAGGTGCCTGTCCAGTCCTCTTTCACCATATACTGACATTCATAGATCCCAATGGTGGACGCGTTAGTCCAACACTCGCTCAACAAACGATGGCGAATCCTCCTCCGCTGCTACGGCTTGCTACTTCACCTCACGATACTCATCTTCTCGCTACATTTGCTCAAGATTCCAATGCTATTCGAATTCTAGACGTGCGACAACCCGGCCAGGCTTTACTCGAGCTACGAGGTCATGGTGGAAACGTTAACTGCATCGAATGGTCGCCTCACCGACGAGGTATGCTTGCTTCAGGTGGTGACGACTGCCAAGTTCTTCTCTGGGATCTTTACAACTCCAACCAGCCGATGAACGGTACTCCTCAGCAGGAGAATCCCAGAAGCCCCGTTGCAAGCTGGCAATGCGATTACGAGATTGGCAACCTTGGCTGGGTGCCTCAACTACCTGGCTCCGAGTACGGCGAATGGCTCGGCGTCGGCGCAGGACGCGGTATCTGGGGAACACGAGTCGCATGAACAGGCAGTACTGAACCGACTTAAATCATTTGTAAAGCGTGGGTCAGAGCTTGCAGTTATGTTCCAGAAACGTTACTCGATTCATGTAAAGTGTGGCTGGTTAAATGGCATGGTCGTTGCATTCCGCAAAGCCTGGAGTTTTCATTAGGAGGTCTTTCGAAAGCCTGATTGGgggcatcttcaagatgccaGGATCAAAACTTTGGGCTGGTCGATATAAAATCACGAACTTATATCCTGGACACTTGCGCTTTATAGGACGTCTTGTGCATGAGGGGGAGTTTGAGCGGCCAGATTGAGTTCTAGCTTGTGCAAAGCCTGGGAATGGGGGGACATAGAGGGCGGCGCTGGTGGGAGTTAGCGTTGGAGTCGATatagatgatgagaagatatATGCAATATGATGACTATAACCAGATATCAATAAACCGTGGAGTGTTTGTATGTGAGTTAGTGGATCGCTGTCTGGTTGAATTCGGGGGACAGTCCTTCATGAGAACCATGAGAACTCGAGACTCGAAACGACCACGATACGACAAAGAAAAAGGCGACGGGCCAGTCACATTACAGCCCTTTGACGTTGATTCAACGTCTCTCTACCTTACGTTGAGTACATCTATATCGACGCCAGTTTAAGGCCACCTCAAGATTCACTAAGGCTAGGCCTTCATCGAGCTATGGCTCTATACTATCGCTATGGTATCTATGAGTCGTAGAAATAAGGCACACAATTCTACAAGACTTAACAGAAGAAACGGGCTTACCGCAAACTATTTCAACATGTTTCCCCGTCAAGTGATAAATTAATGACCTTCGAGGGACCCACCGTAATTCTGCACAAGTCGGGACCCACCAATTACACGGTTGTGCATTGCACAAGGCCCGGCATTTTGCCGTCTGAAGCTCTAACATTGACTTGAAAGTTGCTTGAacctctttctttatttatctttGTCATCCATCAAGCGCCTtttattcttcttctctcgcaTCGACGGCATTTATAACTTTCTTAATCTTACAACCTCCAGCGACCAGTCTCTCTCCAATTATCGCAGACACGCTTTGTGTCGCGCGGCTCACTCGCCACCATGTCCTCTCACGACCCTTCGCGCTTCGACGACtccgaagatgaggaagatttCAACCCAGCGCCCGCCGATATGTCCGACGAGGAGCAAGATGGCGACGACAAGAAGGCAAAGCGCGGGAGCAGTCCTGCGCCtcgcgatgatgacgatgacgaagatgagcgACCGTCAAAGTCGCGACAcgctgatgacgatggtgaggaggaagaagaggacgaggatgacaatCCCAAGCGTcgcgatgacgacgacgacgacgaagaagaagaagaggatgaggaagatgacgaggacgaggacgatgtcCAGCAGGTGAGCAGGCTCTGATTCTGCCAAGGCGCGTTGCCTGCCGGCCCTTCAAATACTGACCCCCTTTAGGGCCATCGCAGAAAGCGCAGAAAGGAACGAGGAGCGGCTttcttcgatatcgaagccgaagtcgacgatgaagacgaagccgaagatgacgagatgCTAGGTGAAGAGATAGGCGACTTTATCACAAACGACCATCCAGACGATATGGCCGAAACTGGTATTGACGATGACCGACGACATCGTGAGCTCGATCGCCGTCGTGAGATAGATTCAAGCATGGACGCCGAGAAACAGGCAGAGATCTTGCGGCAGCGATACGGTAATCGACGTTCTGGCAAGGGCTTCAGAGATGCATCGGTTGTTCCCAAGCGACTGCTCCTCCCTAGTGTGGACGATCCTAGCATTTGGGCTGTGCGATGTAAAGAAGGCAAGGAGCGAGAAGTTGTTTTCTCGATTATGAAGCGTATCGAAGAGAGGGCCGGCACTAAGGATGAGCTGGCCATCACTGCTGCGTTCGAGCGTGGAGGTACCGACTCTGTCATGAAGGGATTCGTCTACGTTGAAGCTCGCCGTCAAACCGACATTTTGAAGGGCTTGGACAGCATGATGAATGTGTATCCTCATTCAAAGATGGTTTTGGTCGATATCAAGGATATGCCTGAGCTGTTCCGCGTTTCCAAGACACCAAGTCTGGAGCCTGGAGCCTGGGTTCGTCTGCGAAGGCCCATGAAGCACAATGGTGATCTTGCTCAGGTCATTGATGTTACTGAAAACGGTCTTGAGGCTCGTGTTCGCTTCATTCCCAGATTGGACTATGGCATGCGAGACGACGCCTTCTCTTCAGTCACTGCCGATGGAAAGCGAAAGCGACCTTTCGGTATGGCTGGCCCTAAACCACCGCAGAGGCTCTTTAGCGAGGTTGAGGCCCGAAAGCGCCATCCTCGACATATCCAGGGAAACCCTACTGCCGGTACATGGACCTACATGGGTGACGAGTTTGAGAATGGCTTCCAGGTTAAGGACATCAAGATTCAACAACTTATTACTACCGATGTCAATCCTTCGCTAGAGGAAGTCACTAGATTCGCTTCAGGCGCTGAGGATGGCACTGAGAATCTTGATTTGAAGGCGCTGGCCCACAGTCTAAAGGACAGCAATGCCCTGGCTACGTACCTACCTGGCGATATTGTCGAGGTATACACTGGCGAGCAGAAGGGTGTTGTCGGAAAGGCGATGCGAGTTCATTCCGATGTCGTCTCGATCACTGTCACTGAGGGTGATCTTGTTGGCCAGGAAATCGACGTTCCTATCCGATCCCTTCGCAAGCGCTTCAAGATTGGTGATCACGTCAAGGTCATTGGTGGTAGCAAGTTCCGCGACGAGGTCGGAATGGTTGTCAACATCAAGGACGACCAAGTCACTCTTCTGACAGATCAGACCAACTCTGAAGTCACTGTCTTTAGCAAGGATTTGCGTGAAGCTAGTGATATCGGTGGTCAAGGATCACTAGGTCAATACTCTCTTCATGATCTGGTGCAACTTGATCCTACGACTGTGGGATGTGTTGTCAAGGTTGATCGCGAGTCGCTCGTTGTTCTTGACCAATTTGGAGACACTCGCCAGGTTATGCCATCCCAGATTGCCAACAAACTTCCAAAACGAAAGACTGCTGTTGCCGCTGACCGCAGTGGCTCTGAGATCAGACTTGAAGATGTAGTCAAGGAGTACACAGGCCAACAACGACAGGGTAAAATTATTCACATTCATCGCTCGTATGTCTTCCTACACACCAACGATAGCAAGGAGAACGCTGGTGTCTTTGTCACCAGGGCCAGTATGGTCAACACTGTCGCGGCCAAGGGAGGTCGTGTCGCTGCTGCATCCTCTGGACCTGACCTGACAGCGATGAATCCAGCACTCAAGCTTCACAAGAACGGAGCAGAAAACAAGCCCGTGCAACAACCCAGATCATTTGGCCGAGATAAGGCAATTGAACAGACTGTTATTATCAGGAAGGGAGCCTATAAAGGTCTTTTGGGTATTGTCAAGGATACAACAGACACCCACGCCCGGGTCGAGCTTCATACGAAGAGCAAGACTATTACGGTGCCCAAGGATAGTCTGAGCTTCAAGAACAAGCTGACTGGAGCTACAATTGACATCGCTAGCCGGGGAGGCCGTGGTGGatatggtggtggtgctggacggggaggtggtggtgatcgTGTGCCAGGATGGCAGGGCGGTTCTCGCACACCTATGGCAGGTAGTGGCTCAGACAGAGTGCCTGCTTGGGGATCACGAAGTAAGTTTCTTTGCAATTGGTTGGTTTTGACATACTAACAACACGTAGCACCCGCAGCTGCAAGCGGACGCACACCCGCTTGGAAGGCTCCAGATATGTCCGGAGCCCGAACTCCCGCGTGGGCCGATGGTTCACGAACCGTCAATCCTTACGACGGCAACCGTACTGCTTATGGCTCTGGTGGACGTACACCTGCCTGGCAGGCCGGTGGAAGGACTCCTGCTCCTGGCGATGCTTTCGGTGCTGGCTCACGTACGCCTGCATATGGCGGTGGTGGAGACAGCTGGGGCTCAGGATCCAAGACTCCTGCTTGGGGAGTATCTGCGCCAACTCCTGGAGCTAGTGGAAACGACTCATGGGGAGGTTCAGGCGCTTACGATGCCCCTACACCCGGTGTTGGTCTCGGTGCCCCAACTCCTGGTGCGTTGAGTGCTCCTACACCTGGTGCCTACTCAGCACCGACTCCCGCTGCCATCAGCGCACCTACACCAGGAGCTTCATGGCAAGGTGGATGGGGAGCAGACTCGGCTCCTACTCCTGCGGCTGGTGCTCCCACGCCTGGTTATTATGGTGCTCCTACGCCGGCAGCATATGCTCCCCCGGAGACTCCCGCCGCCACTGGTCCTCGATACACTGATGACGATTGATGGAGAGGGGAGCTATAGTAAGAAGATAAGGCATAGGCTGGCAGTTCATGGGTTTGCAAAAGGCGTTTTGGAAGATTAAATATTGTATAATCAAAAACTATAGCAGAACGCTGGTCAACATTGAAGATTCGAAGTGAGATTAGAACTTTGAGTGAGCTCCAATTGAGTTGACTGTTGATATGAGAATTTGGCTGCCAAAATGTCGATCGAACTTTGGTGTTGTGAGATTTTGAGCCAAAGCTATGGCTTTATCGATAAGgacttggtgatgttttCCCACTTGAATTCGCGAATCTTGAACTTCAAGCAACTTTACGACACTCCAACACGACCAATTGCGCTCAAGTCGCACATTTATTTTCGCAGAAATAATGTCATTGCGAATTGCGCCTCGAAAAGTGGCATCAAGTGCCCTCCCTCGAACCTCGCGCCTCGAATGTCCTCTCCTCCGCCATCGCACCTCAAAATGCGCATTCTCAACGTCACGACCCTCCAGCCGCCGACAACAAATTCCAAGCGCAGTTGACTCTGCTAAACCTGGGGAAAAGCCCGCCAAGACTACCATAACCCTGACAACATCCGAGCAGTCTGCAGAAAACGCAAAGAGTATGCTCGAAAAGGCTACAAGACTGGcacaagaacgagaagagaAACTACGACAGGCACGAGCAGCACGACTAGGGAAGCTTTCTACAAATTCAGAGAAGAGGCAAGATCCAAGGGATAATCTGGCGTCCAGTgagagaagggaaaaggCAAGGCAGGCTGAGGAGAGATCGAACacggctgaggagaagaagaggactgGATTGACgaaggaagagagggagaaggcGGAGAAGGAAGATTACAATAGGAGACACAAACAGCTAGAGAGATTCTGGCTGAAGTTCATGGTCGGGATGCCGAttgtgttggttgttggttatGAGCTGTTCCAAAGGCGTCAGTTATTCCGTTTGTTGCCGAGAGATGCGCTAACATGGTGTAGTTGTTATGGGGAAAGAACAAAAGGTCATGCCGTATAAACAGGCCAAGATCAAtagagagagggaggagagagagaggcttGCGAGGGAGAGTGCTGGGAGTGTAGGGACGGAATGAGCGAGGAGTGTGATGGGGATTTACGGCTCGGGGGGGAGTCAAAGAAGCTCTCAGCCGGGGCTGCGGGAAGCTGAACGGTTCTAGGGTATGTATTGTTGTGATCTAACGTGTACGATATGTTGGATGTTGAAAGAAAGACACGAAAAAGCAAGACGCCACGGCTAGAAAGGTGGTGTTATGGCATGGACGTTAATATCCGTCTGACAGCGGATGCCAAGTTCGAAGCGGGAATAATGACATTGGCCAatgctcttttctttgtcgtCACCACTACGATAGAAGTTTTGGGAAGTTGGCTTCACAACTGGCTCAGGGGATCGATCAGGGACAAGTAAATGGTTGCCCAAGTCATAGTGTATATATCATATGTCCATCTAACATAGACACAAAAAAGTAACAAGTAATTACATAAAAATGCTAACGTTCAAAGTCGTAGAATATGAAAAGAATGTTTTTCTCCGACTCCTCCCCCCAAACCCATATTCTATCCGTTTTCCAATCATGAGCAGTGCTTACTTGGACTGCTGGCACTTGAAGCAATCCTGCTCGTAGAACTGGACCCAAGAAGTGCTCTTCTTATTGATCTTTCCACCCTTGTACAGCTTACACTTGGCAGCGCTGTTGTAGAACGCAGGCTGGTAGCTAAAGTACTTGCACTCCTTTCCATAGTCAATACAGCTCTTGGCACAGTTCTCAAGGCACGACGCATCGCCCGCAACATTGATCTTATCCTCCTGGCAGATCTCACCGCGCGTTCCGCAGTGCGTGTCCTTGGCGCACTTCTCAAACGCAGGGACGTACTTGGAGCACGTAGCAGGCGGTGTAGGCGTAGGAGTGTTGGAACATGTGTAGCAGGTATCGAGGTCGTAGAACTTGACGCCCGTGTTGCAGGGGGTGAAGCTGAGCTGGGAGAGGGGTGCGGAGTAGAGCTGGCAGTAACCGCCGGTGCTGCGGAACTTGGGGCTGTAGGAGAAGGTCTTGCAGGTGAGGGTTGTGCCGCAGAGCTTGCCGCAGGCGTTGACGTCGGTGACGGATGTGGCCTGGCCGAGCTTCTGGGCGGAGCGGCAGGAGaccttgccttgcttgcCGCAGGTTGAGGGGGCGTTGGGGAGGGGGATGTAGTTGGTGCAGACGGGGGCTTCGGTGGTTGTGGTGGGAGCTTCGGTGGTGGACTGAGCTTCGGTTGTGGTGGTTGTAGGAGCCTCAGTGGTAGACGCAGCTTCAGTGGTAGACGCAGCCTCAATAGTGGTGGTTGAAGCAGCGCCAGCTTCAGTTGTAGTGGTTGAACCCTCACCAGCCTCGGTGGTGGTTGTAGAagcaacaacagcttcagtggtggtggtggaacCCTCACCGGCCTCAGTAGTAGTGGTAGCAGTAgtctcaacagcagcctcagtTGTCGTGGTAGATGCAGCAGCCTCAGTGGTGGTAGTAGCCTGAGCACAACCAGCATAGCAGACCTCAAAGTCGTAGAACTCAGACTCCTCAGCAGAAGCACAGCTGTCGATCTGCAGCTGGCTCACAGTGAGACCCCAGAAAGTGCAAGTGTTGGCAGAAGCCTTGTAAGCAAAGGACTTGCAGCCAGAAATCTCGCTACACTTGGCGGCACAGTCGTTGGCGCTGGTACCAGGGCTGTCGTTGAGAGAGTCCTTGTTAGACTTACCCTTGACGGCGCAGTTTGCGGCGGGAGGGTTGGGGACGGGAGTGTAGCCGGTGCAGACGGAGTCAGTGGTGGTGGAAGCAGCTTCAGTGGTTGTAGATCCAGCACCAGCTTCAGTGGTGGTAGTAGCGGTGGTATCAACACCAGCGGCTGTGGTAGTGGTAGTGTCAGAACCGGCCTCGGTGGTAGTGGTACCAGATCCAGCCTCAGTAGTGGTTGTAGATCCAACAGCTTCGGTGGTAGTACCAGTCTCTGAGCCAGTCTCGGTCGTAGTAGTTCCGGCCTCAGTGCTAGTGGtatcaacaccagcagcagTGGTGGTAGTAGCACTACCTTCATCACAAGAGTAGCAAGCATCCAGATCGTTAAACTCCCACACAGGAAGGCCACTGCGGTTGATGCCCAGGCTGCTAACAGTAGTGCTATAGACATAGCAGGTGTTGGACCCATCCAAGGCGAAGGAGCGACACTTATCGTTGGGGTGAAGGGCATCATGGTAGTTAGCACACTTAAGGGCACAGTCGTTGGCGCTGGCGGTGTTGCCGTAGGTCGCGAGTTGACTCATGACGGCGCCCGCACTTGCAGAGCCCCTAACGTTGCAGTTGTTGTAAGGAGGGTTGGCAATTTGTGTGTATGCTGTGCAGCCGGCCGAGGTTGTAGTTGTGGCAGCGGCTGTTGTTGTGTCTGTGTTGGCTGTGAGGGTCTCGGTAGCTGAGGTCTCGGTGGTAGCGCCAGGACCAGTTGTGGTCCCGGTCTGAGAGCCAGTGGCTGAGGTCTCAGTGTCGGTTGTGCCCGTAGCATGGGCTGTACCAGAGGTCTCGGTCTCAGATCCTGTGGCAGTTGTTGTTCCAGTCTCAGAACCAGTAGCTGaagtctctgtctctgagCCGGTAGCAGTAGTGGTTCCAGCTGAAGCAGTGCCAGTAGTCTCGGTAGCAGAACCAGTAGAGGAGGTCTCAGTCTCATATGAAGTAGTCTGAGATCCAGTGGCAGTCTCAGTACCAGAGGTAGTTGTGCCCTCACCACATCCGAAGCAAAGGTCGAGGTCATAGAAGTGGCTAGCATCAGAGCCCTCGTTGAACGTATATCCGAGTGAAGAAACGGGGGCATTGTACAGGGTACAAGAAGTATCCTTGATTGAGAAAGACTTGCAGCCAACAGTCATACCACAAGTGTTACCACACGCAGCGTAGTCGGTAACAGTGATAGGAGATCCAATGACCTTGTCAGCGCAGTTGGGTGCAACACCAGTCTTGCCGCAATCAGCGGGGATGATCTCAGTGTAAGGAGTGTAGTGAGAACAAGCAGCCtcagtggtggtggtagcaGCAGTCTCAGTAGTAACAGTGGAAGAAAGAATGTCGGTTGAGCCAGAAGTAGTCACAACGGCAGCGGTTGAACCACTCGTTGTGACGGGCTTGGGCTTACAAGGGCTGGCGTCGGCCACGGCCAGAGCAGCCAAGATGGCTGCAAAGACCTTTGAGGAAGGCATTGTGGAGGGAAATGGGTATTAAGCTATTGCAGTAGATGTAACGATTGTAAGTGAGAATAAAAGATCCTCGtgtagtgagtgagtggaaTGTAGTTGgtatcaagtcaagtcaaaagAGTGACGGGGTAATATgcacagcaacagcaagaaaagaaagagagtgTTGTTACCGCTGAAGAACAGTCACAAAAGCGAACGAACGTACGACAGCCGGATATATAAAGAGTCCTGCATCGAATTCTTGGCTTAATTACCGATCCGTCCACCTCCATCGCCGCTGGCACGATCCATCCAGCAAGCGAAGTCACTTGGGCGCCAAAGATCCTCAAAGTGCGCCGTACCGTTGTAGCCATCTTCTAAATCTGGACGTGACCCGGGTGAAGCTATCACGGTTCGGGGATGGGAGAATCGATAGCTTGCGGTGTTGTGGTGGGGAGGAGGGTGGCTAGTCAGGGGTGCAGACCGTTTGGTGGCGCTTTGGTTCATAATCGCTACGGGAAATAAAATGAAACATACAGGTAAGGGTTGCTAGGATGGGGTTTTGTTAGGGCAGAGTACGGAGAGTAATAACCCTAAGCAGTTGTGGTTTTGGTGATAGGAGGGAGTGTCTCGGTGAGTGGGAGACGTGCCGGTTCATGAAACGTGAGACTAGATGGCAGGTGAAGGTATCGAGATATTAGCGAGGTTCCTCATCTTTGCGGATGATaggatgaatgaatgtcACTGACAATGAGAGTGTTGTTTGAAGGCATTCTCCAAATCCCATGCCCATCAACCGCCTCATAACGCCACCACCATCCACAACACTGATccctcatcaccaactcaCGCCCTCAAAGAAGCCGACAAACAATGACGTCTACCAACAATCTTGGTCAATGCCGACAATCCGACCTTCAAGCCCTCACTTCACCGTCTACCGTAACAGCAGACATGACCAGCTGAACTACGGATCTGGCCTAACAAATGCACCCCAGTCAACCACCTTCTTAGCGCCACTGTAATTTAAACCACTTTTCGCGCCGTGGCGTCGAGAAAGGGGAGGGACTGCGTACGCCTCCTTTTGCTGTCAGAGCAGTTCGTATCGGATCTATTGAGAAACTATCGAcggatgagatgattgataGATCGTGGAGTTTTTAGGAGAAAAGCCTCCGTCGCGATTGTCATTTTGTACTCggccgagatgatgatgtgttGGAGAGGTTCAATGGGTGTAAGTGAGTGAGACCCGCAGAATGTTTCTTCGTTTAAATTGTTTTGTTTGTAACAAAACGCAGGTACCAGATGAAATCGCATGTTCATTTCTTGGCAGGGGAAACACTCAGACCCTCAACTCACAAAGGCTCACTCTCATCACATGGAGAGTCACAGTTCTCTCGGCGTTGTCGTCGTCCGAGAAAACATGGCTTGACATGGTCTCGTTTCAACTAACGCTTACTCCACCGACGTCAGCCTGAGCTAACTCCACTAAGAATggcttctttcctttttttctttctggtACTTTAGAAGATAAAGAACATTTAAAAAAAACGTGGTGGGTGGGACACACGAATAGCGGAATAAGGCTAGACAATGTTCATGTTTGCGAGCTAGAACGATTTGACCCATAACGTAATCTTACGATGAGCCGATAAGGGCTTGGCAGAGCGATTGCGGACCCGAGAATTTGGAACACTGTGGAAGTGGAAGACGAAGTGGAAGAAGTGGAGGCTGAGGGCATTCAGAGTTTGTGCATACGAAAGAGACGGTAACCGAGGTTTGCTTCACTGTAATATTTACCCTAAAATTAGGGTATTATGATGAGTTTATACAACTCTTGTCTACGTTTAGGACCAGATCTCTATCTAAGTATTGAAGATATGTTCTTTTGTGATCTCTATCTAGGATGTCTCGGACTTGAGTGAtcggcatcttcatctgcaatGCACATCAACCGTTTCTTCCGAATTCCGATCTCCCTAAGAATACCCTAGCTTCGTGATCGTCGTCCCATCCTCCAAAACACACGTCTCCTCCTGCAATCTCATGCCCCTCCACCTCGGCACCGCCCTCGTCCAGAGATACCAATACCCTACACCACCCACAAGAATAACCCACGAAAACACCGCATACAGCGCGTAAAACACTTGCCCCTCGTAGTCAGGCGGTCTAAAGAACGGGGCCGCTATTAAAGCGCAGCTCATCGCTATCCTAATACTCACCGCGGGCATCCACGCTTTGAACGGTCGCTTGAGGTCTGGACGTTGGAAGCGGAGCTTTACGAGGCCGATTGCTACGGCTAGCCCGATGAGCTGCGCGGCGTATCCGtcgatgtcgaggatgagaGAGTAAATCGAATCAGAGGGGGGCAGGATCATGACGAGGAATGAGGGGATGTAGTGGATTACGAAGCCGCCCATGGGAGAGTTGAACGGtcgggaggaggagaggagggatGAGTATGGGAGGAAGCCTTGTCTTGCGATTTCTTGCTTCATTCGTGCCTATTACAGTTAGTTGATGCTTTATGGAAATGGGATGGACTTACCAGTGCGAAAGCGACGACCATGACATTTCCGACTGACGATAATGCCACAGCGGTTGGGAGCACAACTCTTCCAAACTTCTCCCCAAACAACCTCTCAAAGAACAAAGCGGCAATGAGCTCACCACTCCCTCTAATCTCTTCAATCGGCACGACCAAAAAGTACGCAATGTTAACAAGCATGTACAATCCACACGCCGTCCCCAGTGCTGTCAGCGCAACAGACCTCAACGTCCTCACAGGCTGCTTGACTTCATTCATAACATTCGCAGCATTGTCCAACCCCGCGAATGAATAAAACACCTTGAAAAGACTCGTTGCAATAACGCCCCAGTTCCAGCTCGTCTCTTCCCAAAGATGTTCCCACGCAAGTTGGTGCGTAAGCGGTGCCGTGCTTGTGTCGGGACGGAAGATGACGACGTAGAAGCCCGAGAGGATCATAaagacgatgatgccgaTTTTGATCCAGCCCAGCACATCCTGTATCTTGACGCCTGCTTTGGGGAAAACGCTGTGTGTGATGCAAACGAACGTGAGAAGTCCAACGGCAAGACTCTTGCTCAACACATCCGTCGCTTCTACTCCCAGCGCAAACAACGCgtatttactaaaaataatgCAATTACTCGCCGTGAATCCCAGAAGCACAGCATACATCGCAAACAGCGTAGACGCAAGTAATCGCGGTCGCCGATACGCAAACTCAAGGTACACTTTATCGCCTCCCGACCGAGGAAGCATACATCCAAACTCGAGCGATACCGCAAGACCACAAGCTGCGATAAACGCGCCGATTATCCATAGCGATAGCGATAGTCCTGCGCTCCCGACGGCTTGAACGATTGTTCCCGGCGTCGCAAAGATACCGCT
Coding sequences within it:
- a CDS encoding hypothetical protein (EggNog:ENOG41~BUSCO:EOG09262J7K), whose protein sequence is MSQSQQFPPSLRQAQVDSMSSASASAPRAGSGSGSGSGPQPQPQHDELHMSGLSQTGGSISMSPQDYENPPQIKFESSPSNLHYRNPSNSSVPNVLQPAGGLSARGAPASPNLPSPMQQSSPAASSVPHQPPTQGQHQQHPHHSQQPLQIPSQHGQPSHDYSNSPAAAAASKPPLGMSHSYSRSSPAAGYDGSSSYHAYTPTTPSGASSSHLMSPIDPARYNAPGSQRTISNTPLGLADIRPRADSSMSDGPGASIGYDANSAQPGTSNYLAPWAIYAFDWCKWPAQGNGAGKLAVGSYLEDGHNFIQILDSHITPTPQDVYTPGSSKYSLEFTKAAEATHSYPVTRLLWEPPSSQKQSTDLLATSGDHLRLWSLPNENPATPSSTIGRRDNPTTKLTPLALLSNSKTPDHTAPLTSLDWNTVSPSLIITSSIDTTCTIWDIPSLTAKTQLIAHDKEVYDVRFCAKSVDVFVSCGQDGSVRMFDLRSLEHSTIIYEPTGKEERDPNGGRVSPTLAQQTMANPPPLLRLATSPHDTHLLATFAQDSNAIRILDVRQPGQALLELRGHGGNVNCIEWSPHRRGMLASGGDDCQVLLWDLYNSNQPMNGTPQQENPRSPVASWQCDYEIGNLGWVPQLPGSEYGEWLGVGAGRGIWGTRVA
- the SPT5 gene encoding transcription elongation factor spt5 (EggNog:ENOG41~BUSCO:EOG09260NXC), which produces MSSHDPSRFDDSEDEEDFNPAPADMSDEEQDGDDKKAKRGSSPAPRDDDDDEDERPSKSRHADDDGEEEEEDEDDNPKRRDDDDDDEEEEEDEEDDEDEDDVQQGHRRKRRKERGAAFFDIEAEVDDEDEAEDDEMLGEEIGDFITNDHPDDMAETGIDDDRRHRELDRRREIDSSMDAEKQAEILRQRYGNRRSGKGFRDASVVPKRLLLPSVDDPSIWAVRCKEGKEREVVFSIMKRIEERAGTKDELAITAAFERGGTDSVMKGFVYVEARRQTDILKGLDSMMNVYPHSKMVLVDIKDMPELFRVSKTPSLEPGAWVRLRRPMKHNGDLAQVIDVTENGLEARVRFIPRLDYGMRDDAFSSVTADGKRKRPFGMAGPKPPQRLFSEVEARKRHPRHIQGNPTAGTWTYMGDEFENGFQVKDIKIQQLITTDVNPSLEEVTRFASGAEDGTENLDLKALAHSLKDSNALATYLPGDIVEVYTGEQKGVVGKAMRVHSDVVSITVTEGDLVGQEIDVPIRSLRKRFKIGDHVKVIGGSKFRDEVGMVVNIKDDQVTLLTDQTNSEVTVFSKDLREASDIGGQGSLGQYSLHDLVQLDPTTVGCVVKVDRESLVVLDQFGDTRQVMPSQIANKLPKRKTAVAADRSGSEIRLEDVVKEYTGQQRQGKIIHIHRSYVFLHTNDSKENAGVFVTRASMVNTVAAKGGRVAAASSGPDLTAMNPALKLHKNGAENKPVQQPRSFGRDKAIEQTVIIRKGAYKGLLGIVKDTTDTHARVELHTKSKTITVPKDSLSFKNKLTGATIDIASRGGRGGYGGGAGRGGGGDRVPGWQGGSRTPMAGSGSDRVPAWGSRTPAAASGRTPAWKAPDMSGARTPAWADGSRTVNPYDGNRTAYGSGGRTPAWQAGGRTPAPGDAFGAGSRTPAYGGGGDSWGSGSKTPAWGVSAPTPGASGNDSWGGSGAYDAPTPGVGLGAPTPGALSAPTPGAYSAPTPAAISAPTPGASWQGGWGADSAPTPAAGAPTPGYYGAPTPAAYAPPETPAATGPRYTDDD
- a CDS encoding hypothetical protein (EggNog:ENOG41), with amino-acid sequence MSLRIAPRKVASSALPRTSRLECPLLRHRTSKCAFSTSRPSSRRQQIPSAVDSAKPGEKPAKTTITLTTSEQSAENAKSMLEKATRLAQEREEKLRQARAARLGKLSTNSEKRQDPRDNLASSERREKARQAEERSNTAEEKKRTGLTKEEREKAEKEDYNRRHKQLERFWLKFMVGMPIVLVVGYELFQRLVMGKEQKVMPYKQAKINREREERERLARESAGSVGTE